A window from Pseudomonadota bacterium encodes these proteins:
- a CDS encoding zeta toxin family protein produces MTAHPKQLWLLAGGNGAGKSSFHRLFLAPRGVAMVNADRIARTLSPGAPEGASYDAAAQAEILRDDLLARGASFCLETVFSHVSKVDFLARAKAQGYQIIVVFIHVEPVELNLARISQRVAAGGHGVPEEKVRSRLPRTLANLRRAIPLVDDLWLVDNSSADDPLRVVGRVVDGAVRELARGAPAWVKNLLRGVKSKK; encoded by the coding sequence GTGACCGCGCACCCGAAGCAGCTTTGGCTCCTCGCGGGAGGCAACGGCGCGGGCAAGAGCAGCTTCCACCGCCTCTTCCTCGCTCCCCGTGGCGTCGCGATGGTGAACGCCGACAGGATCGCCCGCACGCTGAGCCCCGGCGCGCCCGAAGGCGCGAGCTACGACGCCGCCGCCCAGGCCGAGATCCTGCGGGACGATCTGCTCGCCCGCGGCGCCTCGTTCTGCCTGGAGACGGTGTTCTCGCACGTCTCGAAAGTCGACTTCCTCGCGCGGGCCAAGGCGCAGGGTTACCAAATCATCGTCGTGTTCATCCACGTCGAGCCGGTGGAGCTCAACCTGGCCCGGATCTCCCAGCGCGTCGCCGCCGGCGGCCATGGCGTGCCAGAGGAAAAGGTCCGATCGCGCCTGCCGCGAACCCTCGCGAACCTACGCCGGGCGATCCCGCTCGTGGACGACCTGTGGCTCGTCGACAACTCGAGCGCCGACGATCCGCTCCGCGTCGTGGGTCGAGTCGTCGACGGCGCGGTTCGCGAGCTCGCGCGGGGCGCCCCGGCCTGGGTCAAGAATCTCCTGCGCGGCGTCAAGAGTAAGAAGTAA
- a CDS encoding PIN domain-containing protein, producing MSAEFVDTNVLVYAHDTSAGAKRAAASDLIARLVAERSGCLSVQVLMELAATLTRKIPKPLAPDAAAEIVRDFATWTAFAPVPGDVVMALAIAQRNRISFWDAMIVRAAAALGAEILWSEDLADGQTYEGVLVRNPFRG from the coding sequence ATGAGCGCTGAGTTCGTCGACACGAACGTGCTGGTGTACGCGCACGACACGAGCGCCGGCGCAAAACGTGCCGCGGCTTCGGATCTGATCGCGCGGCTCGTCGCGGAGCGCTCCGGCTGCCTGAGCGTGCAGGTGCTCATGGAGCTCGCGGCGACGTTGACCCGCAAGATCCCGAAGCCGCTCGCGCCCGACGCGGCGGCGGAGATCGTCCGCGACTTCGCGACGTGGACCGCGTTCGCGCCGGTTCCCGGCGACGTCGTAATGGCCCTCGCCATCGCGCAGAGGAACCGCATCTCGTTCTGGGACGCCATGATCGTCCGCGCCGCGGCCGCGCTCGGCGCCGAGATCCTCTGGAGCGAGGATCTGGCGGACGGCCAAACCTACGAAGGTGTCCTCGTCCGAAATCCGTTCCGCGGGTGA
- a CDS encoding CopG family transcriptional regulator produces the protein MGRQNVTISLPVSVLKKAKHLAVEEGSSLSGLLASFVERLVDEAAEKDRAARRIKRRVGEGLDLGTCGSITWTRDDVHER, from the coding sequence ATGGGGCGACAGAACGTCACGATTTCACTTCCCGTCAGCGTGCTGAAGAAGGCGAAGCACCTGGCGGTCGAGGAAGGATCATCCCTGTCGGGGCTGCTCGCGTCGTTCGTCGAGCGGCTCGTCGACGAGGCGGCAGAGAAGGACCGCGCCGCCCGGCGCATCAAGCGGAGGGTCGGCGAGGGGCTCGACCTCGGGACCTGCGGGTCGATCACCTGGACCCGGGACGACGTGCATGAGCGCTGA